The Methanothrix soehngenii GP6 genome has a window encoding:
- a CDS encoding methyl-coenzyme M reductase glutamine C-methyltransferase, with translation MMIDIVSPGTYTYGSLVLGGVLRDRGHDIKITRKLESRGESVLLSLFSTLQLLDPKIRDFVAERGNVCVGGPVSLCPEMVLGELNPKAVVSGEGEDIVAPLVENGPEGLAGVAYRHQGEIIKSPPEPVGSLDHILPLIPDDLGQQNVRGANVYIETHRGCLGSCTFCQVPRFFGRSIRSRSIENIVDEVKEMKRLGVKRVAISGGTGSLFGYRNKINREAFVEMIRSLSQILGKRNLSVPDMRVDLVDETVLEAVRDYTIGWVFFGLESGSDRILRAMRKGVTVEDNLRAVELAKSLGVKVGGSFIVGYPGETREDFEETMSFVEESMLDDVFVSIAEPIPGTPLSAQVLDMPKDVLALYQEHQGEYQALRLSEAEARCFELMLQGEGCKPVPRALSQDLYNAYLDESRGQGRDIKRVIELLEKYRDVLPH, from the coding sequence ATGATGATAGACATTGTATCACCGGGAACATACACCTACGGCTCCCTGGTTTTGGGCGGGGTGCTGAGGGACAGAGGGCATGATATAAAGATCACCAGAAAGCTGGAGTCCCGAGGTGAATCAGTCCTCCTCAGCCTCTTCTCCACCCTTCAGCTCCTCGACCCAAAGATCCGAGATTTTGTGGCTGAAAGAGGGAATGTTTGCGTGGGAGGTCCGGTGAGCCTCTGCCCGGAGATGGTCTTGGGTGAGCTGAATCCCAAAGCGGTGGTCAGCGGTGAGGGTGAGGATATAGTGGCCCCGCTAGTAGAGAACGGGCCGGAGGGGCTGGCAGGCGTAGCCTATCGTCATCAGGGAGAGATCATAAAGTCGCCCCCAGAGCCCGTCGGCTCCTTGGACCATATCCTTCCCCTGATTCCAGATGACCTGGGCCAGCAAAACGTCCGAGGAGCCAACGTCTACATCGAGACCCACCGAGGATGCCTGGGAAGCTGCACCTTCTGCCAGGTCCCTCGCTTCTTCGGCCGGAGCATCAGAAGCCGGAGCATCGAGAATATCGTGGATGAGGTGAAGGAGATGAAGCGCCTGGGCGTGAAACGGGTAGCCATAAGCGGGGGCACGGGATCTCTCTTCGGCTATCGCAATAAGATCAATCGAGAGGCTTTTGTGGAGATGATCCGTTCCCTCTCCCAGATCCTGGGCAAGAGGAATTTATCCGTGCCGGACATGAGGGTGGATCTGGTGGACGAGACAGTGCTGGAGGCGGTTCGCGACTATACCATCGGCTGGGTATTCTTCGGCCTGGAGAGCGGGAGCGACAGGATCCTCAGGGCGATGAGAAAAGGGGTCACAGTGGAGGATAACCTCCGGGCAGTGGAGCTTGCCAAGAGCCTGGGAGTGAAGGTAGGAGGCAGCTTCATTGTGGGCTATCCCGGGGAGACCCGGGAGGACTTTGAGGAGACGATGAGCTTCGTAGAGGAGTCGATGCTGGATGATGTGTTTGTAAGCATAGCCGAGCCCATCCCCGGAACCCCACTGTCTGCGCAGGTCCTGGATATGCCAAAAGATGTGCTGGCACTCTACCAGGAGCATCAGGGAGAGTATCAGGCCCTCCGGCTCTCCGAGGCGGAAGCGCGCTGCTTTGAGCTGATGCTGCAAGGAGAGGGATGCAAGCCTGTTCCCAGAGCGCTGAGCCAGGATCTTTACAATGCCTATCTGGACGAGAGCCGGGGCCAGGGCAGGGATATCAAGAGGGTCATTGAGCTCCTGGAAAAATACCGGGATGTACTTCCCCATTAA